In a single window of the Erinaceus europaeus chromosome 21, mEriEur2.1, whole genome shotgun sequence genome:
- the LOC132535268 gene encoding histone H1.10 → MSVELEEALPLTSAEGAAKRTQAGGSSATPPPPKKRRSGKKKNQPGKYSQLVVETIRRLGERNGSSLARIYAEAKKVAWFDQQNGRTYLKYSIKALVQNDTLLQVKGTGANGSFKLNRKKLEGGGDRRGAPAAQPAPAPGAHKAKKAAPTAASRRADAKATKAKAEQRPPAKAAAAAQKDKGSGKAKKAAAGGGKKVKKAAKPSVPKVPKGRK, encoded by the coding sequence ATGTCCGTGGAGCTCGAGGAGGCCCTGCCGCTGACGAGCGCCGAGGGGGCGGCCAAGAGGACCCAGGCGGGCGGCTCGTCGGCCACGCCGCCTCCGCCCAAGAAGCGGAGGAGCGGCAAGAAGAAGAACCAGCCGGGCAAGTACAGCCAGCTGGTGGTGGAGACCATCCGCCGCCTGGGCGAGCGCAACGGCTCGTCGCTGGCCAGGATCTACGCCGAGGCCAAGAAGGTGGCGTGGTTCGACCAGCAGAACGGCCGCACCTACCTCAAGTACTCCATCAAGGCGCTGGTGCAGAACGACACGCTGCTGCAGGTCAAGGGCACCGGCGCCAACGGCTCGTTCAAGCTCAACCGCAAGAAGCTGGAGGGCGGCGGCGACCGGCGCGGGGCCCCCGCGGCCCAGCCCGCCCCGGCGCCCGGCGCGCACAAGGCCAAGAAGGCGGCCCCGACGGCGGCGTCCCGGCGCGCGGACGCGAAGGCGACCAAGGCCAAGGCCGAGCAGCGCCCGCCCGCcaaggccgccgccgccgcgcagaAGGACAAAGGCAGCGGGAAGGCGAAGAAGGCGGCGGCCGGCGGCGGCAAGAAGGTGAAGAAGGCGGCCAAGCCCAGCGTCCCCAAAGTGCCCAAGGGCCGCAAGTGA